The Acidobacteriota bacterium genome includes a window with the following:
- a CDS encoding replication-associated recombination protein A, translating to MRPRRLDDMVGQQDVLGEGGFLRRAIAEDRVPSLIFWGPPGCGKTTLALIIARETRARFVPFSAVTSGIKDVKEVMAGAAKLRRAGGQRTLVFVDEIHRFNKAQQDAFLPFVERGDIVLVGATTENPSFEVNGALLSRCRVVVLAALSTDDLVALMTQALSDPECGLGAVASPEALEALAVQASGDARTALNLIELAALEAVGETIDTAIVERVVQRRVLLYDKSGEEHFNLISALHKSLRESDPDAALYWLTRMLTAGEDPRYLARRMVRFASEDVGLADPRALSQSLAAWESYQRLGSPEGDLALAQACVYLALAPKSNAVYRAFKAARRAVEEHPAEPVPKAIRNAPTNLMKDLGYGRGYVYAHDAEEGVGGLDCLPENLRGLRLYEPRGEGFEGRLAERLEEFRQRRQRARRRSTEE from the coding sequence ATGCGGCCCCGTCGTCTCGACGACATGGTGGGCCAGCAGGATGTCCTCGGCGAGGGCGGTTTCCTGCGTCGCGCCATCGCCGAGGACCGCGTTCCCTCACTGATCTTCTGGGGACCTCCGGGCTGTGGAAAGACCACCCTCGCCCTGATCATTGCGCGCGAGACGCGCGCTCGCTTCGTGCCCTTCAGCGCCGTCACCTCCGGCATCAAGGACGTCAAGGAAGTGATGGCCGGGGCCGCCAAGCTGCGCCGCGCCGGCGGTCAGCGCACCCTGGTCTTCGTCGACGAGATCCACCGCTTCAACAAGGCCCAGCAGGACGCTTTCCTGCCCTTCGTCGAGCGCGGCGACATCGTGCTCGTCGGGGCGACCACCGAGAACCCTTCCTTCGAGGTCAACGGGGCCCTGCTGTCGCGCTGTCGCGTGGTGGTGCTCGCAGCGCTGTCGACCGACGACCTCGTCGCCTTGATGACCCAGGCCCTGTCGGACCCCGAGTGCGGTCTCGGCGCCGTGGCCTCGCCGGAGGCACTTGAGGCCCTGGCGGTGCAAGCCTCCGGCGATGCCCGGACGGCCTTGAACCTGATTGAGCTGGCCGCCCTCGAGGCCGTCGGTGAGACCATCGACACGGCGATCGTCGAGCGGGTGGTGCAGCGTCGAGTCCTGCTCTACGACAAGTCCGGCGAAGAGCATTTCAACCTCATCTCGGCGCTCCACAAGTCACTGCGCGAAAGCGATCCCGACGCCGCCCTCTACTGGCTCACCCGCATGCTCACCGCCGGTGAGGACCCACGCTACCTCGCCCGCCGCATGGTGCGCTTCGCCAGCGAGGATGTCGGGCTGGCCGACCCGCGGGCTTTGTCACAATCCCTGGCCGCCTGGGAGTCCTATCAGCGGTTGGGTTCTCCGGAAGGGGATCTGGCTCTCGCCCAGGCCTGCGTCTACCTCGCCCTGGCGCCCAAGAGTAATGCCGTCTATCGCGCCTTCAAGGCGGCCCGGAGGGCGGTCGAGGAGCATCCCGCCGAGCCGGTTCCGAAGGCGATTCGCAACGCGCCGACGAACCTCATGAAGGATCTCGGCTACGGGCGGGGCTACGTCTACGCCCACGATGCCGAGGAGGGGGTGGGAGGCCTCGATTGCCTGCCCGAGAACCTGCGCGGCCTGCGCCTCTACGAGCCGCGTGGGGAAGGCTTCGAAGGGCGTCTCGCGGAGCGGCTGGAGGAGTTTCGCCAGCGGCGGCAGCGTGCCCGCCGGCGGTCGACCGAAGAATAG
- a CDS encoding isocitrate dehydrogenase (NAD(+)), with protein sequence MTTTVTLLPGDGIGPEVTEATVRVLAAVGAEIEWERHSAGMEAIEAGEEALPERVLESIRRNKVALKGPVTTPIGRGFKSVNVQLRQALDLYANLRPTRTLPTVPSRFEDVDLVVVRENTEGLYRGIEHTVVPGVVESLKIITADGSRRIARFAFEYARAHGRKRVTAVHKANIMKLTDGLFLDCFREVAEEYPDIAADDRIIDALCMQLVIRPEAYDVLVLENLYGDIVSDLCAGLVGGLGLVPGANIGHEVAVFEAVHGSAPDIAGQNIANPLALMRSAILMLDHLGKGDIIARLRSALREVIVNQRIRTRDLGGSASTTEFTDAVVAVAQEGD encoded by the coding sequence ATGACGACGACGGTAACTCTGCTCCCCGGAGACGGCATCGGGCCGGAGGTGACGGAAGCGACGGTGCGGGTGCTCGCGGCGGTGGGAGCCGAGATCGAATGGGAGCGCCACAGCGCCGGAATGGAGGCCATCGAGGCTGGCGAGGAGGCCTTGCCGGAGCGCGTGCTCGAGTCGATCCGGCGCAACAAGGTCGCCCTCAAGGGGCCGGTGACGACGCCCATCGGGCGGGGCTTCAAGTCGGTCAATGTGCAGCTCCGGCAGGCCCTCGATCTGTACGCCAATCTGCGGCCGACGCGCACATTGCCGACGGTACCGTCGCGCTTCGAAGACGTCGATCTGGTGGTGGTGCGCGAGAACACCGAGGGTCTCTACCGCGGCATCGAGCACACCGTCGTTCCGGGAGTGGTGGAGAGTCTCAAGATCATCACCGCCGACGGCTCGCGGCGGATCGCGCGCTTCGCCTTCGAGTACGCCCGCGCCCACGGTCGCAAGCGGGTGACGGCGGTGCACAAAGCCAACATCATGAAGTTGACCGACGGCCTGTTCCTCGACTGCTTCCGCGAAGTGGCAGAGGAATATCCCGACATCGCCGCCGACGACCGCATCATCGATGCCCTCTGCATGCAGTTGGTGATCCGGCCCGAGGCCTACGACGTGCTGGTCCTCGAGAATCTCTACGGCGACATCGTGTCGGACCTCTGTGCCGGTCTGGTGGGAGGGCTCGGCTTGGTGCCGGGAGCCAACATCGGTCACGAAGTCGCGGTGTTCGAGGCGGTCCACGGCAGCGCGCCGGACATCGCCGGTCAGAACATCGCCAATCCTCTCGCCCTCATGCGGTCGGCGATTCTGATGCTCGATCATCTCGGCAAGGGCGACATCATCGCTCGTCTGCGCTCGGCGCTGCGCGAAGTGATCGTCAACCAGCGCATCCGAACCCGCGATCTCGGCGGCTCGGCTTCGACCACGGAATTCACCGATGCGGTGGTGGCGGTCGCCCAGGAGGGCGACTGA